From the genome of Gemmatimonas phototrophica, one region includes:
- a CDS encoding PD40 domain-containing protein, translating to MNAKVAATWKVLTLRLVLLTAVLLLPGVGDGLHAQVDPRGPVRTISTTHLRVHFPARLDSLARLAAVYGETAYGQMSRELAAPRGVIDLLLIDNTDVSNGYAQVFPTNRVVIYAVPPVATRELRFHDDWLRLVITHELAHIFHIDRARGVWRLGRAVFGRNPLFFPNAYTPSWVKEGLAVHYESALTGSGRLVSTEFPVLLHAAARDSALIPLGRWSLSTTRFPRGQVAYGYGSLLMRGAVATADSAGGALGMRRFVEATASQIVPFRLQRNARVGFGSSFSTLWTRFADSVMRSASGSAVPRAGDARWRVVSTDGWYAAAPRWLGADSVVWSASNGREVTGLYVASVAGGPARRVAWRNGLDVNVPLDSTLDSLVFAQLERRDAYITRSDLYRRQGTREFRLTHGARLTQPDVRHDGSIVAVQLGANSSRLVRVSATGDAITPFTAERTGERWADPRWSRSGTEVVAVQLLPTGEQRVVVLDITGELRAVIASARGVLASPSFTPNGTRVVWASDRSGRMQVETAPRGDTAVVDTSAWRMVSGVVTQVSADGAAVYEPSVSPDGAHVVALLQRSTGYHVAVAPLDTMGPAVRDGWYAASRGAVVPAQSDSVRITAQPSVKYAPGRLLLPRYWLPVVGEGRVGNATLGVSSSSEDILGRHVWNASVLVEPTTREMDGGVAYRYTGLGMPITDVSFSQEWDGTFLVRNDSGAALGTVARKRRFLTASNTYIVPRVRWSVSTTVGLQYEMRDFTAEADSVLGPADSGVRLGTRYPSFFLNTSYSTARLALRGVSVEEGFTLSSSTAYRWLEDNPESGSFRSVLTGRGYVPLALPGYARHVLAVRAAAGWADNNTRTEFTVGGTSGVASEVIPGVVVGDPARTFPVRGTAPGVQRGARALAGSIEYRAPLMMFSRLPSPFTVYGDRLSVALFSDAARAWCPATLRANTVVCLPNGVRDGWLASAGAELIVDLAVQYDVPYRVRIGSAVPYAAPAGVSRKGSFYVTLGGYF from the coding sequence ATGAACGCGAAGGTTGCGGCAACGTGGAAGGTGCTCACGCTGCGTCTTGTCCTCCTGACCGCCGTCCTGCTGCTCCCTGGTGTTGGAGACGGACTGCACGCGCAGGTCGATCCCCGCGGGCCCGTGCGGACCATCTCCACGACGCATCTGCGCGTGCACTTTCCCGCCCGCCTCGATTCACTGGCGCGGTTGGCAGCCGTGTATGGGGAAACGGCGTACGGACAAATGTCGCGCGAGTTGGCCGCTCCGCGCGGCGTGATTGATCTGCTGCTCATCGACAACACGGATGTGAGCAACGGCTATGCGCAGGTGTTCCCCACCAATCGGGTGGTCATCTATGCTGTGCCGCCGGTCGCCACGCGTGAACTGCGTTTTCACGATGACTGGCTGCGCCTCGTCATCACGCACGAGCTGGCGCACATTTTTCACATTGATCGGGCGCGCGGCGTGTGGCGACTGGGCCGCGCGGTGTTTGGGCGCAATCCGCTGTTCTTTCCCAACGCCTATACGCCCAGTTGGGTGAAGGAAGGCCTGGCCGTCCACTACGAGAGTGCACTCACCGGCAGTGGTCGGCTGGTGAGTACCGAGTTTCCCGTCTTGTTGCACGCGGCCGCACGCGACAGTGCGTTGATCCCACTGGGGCGGTGGAGTCTCAGTACCACCCGCTTTCCGCGAGGACAGGTGGCGTATGGGTACGGTTCATTGCTGATGCGCGGTGCCGTCGCGACGGCGGATTCCGCCGGTGGCGCGTTGGGGATGCGCCGCTTTGTGGAGGCGACGGCGTCCCAGATCGTGCCGTTCCGGTTGCAGCGGAACGCCCGCGTGGGGTTTGGCTCCTCCTTTTCGACGTTGTGGACCCGGTTTGCCGATTCGGTAATGCGTTCGGCGAGTGGCAGCGCGGTGCCGCGCGCTGGCGATGCCCGCTGGCGCGTGGTGAGCACCGACGGCTGGTACGCGGCGGCTCCGCGCTGGCTGGGGGCCGATAGCGTGGTGTGGAGCGCCAGCAACGGCCGCGAGGTCACCGGGCTGTATGTGGCGTCGGTGGCCGGAGGCCCCGCACGACGGGTGGCCTGGCGCAATGGCCTGGACGTGAATGTCCCACTGGATTCGACACTGGATTCCCTGGTGTTTGCCCAGCTGGAACGTCGCGATGCGTATATCACGCGCAGTGACCTGTATCGTCGTCAGGGCACACGGGAGTTCCGCCTGACACATGGTGCCCGGCTCACGCAGCCCGATGTACGGCACGACGGCAGTATTGTGGCGGTACAGTTGGGTGCGAACAGCAGCCGGCTGGTGCGGGTGAGCGCCACCGGCGACGCCATCACGCCGTTTACAGCCGAACGTACGGGAGAACGTTGGGCCGACCCTCGATGGTCGCGTAGCGGGACCGAGGTGGTGGCGGTGCAGCTGTTGCCCACAGGCGAGCAGCGGGTGGTGGTGTTGGATATCACCGGGGAGCTGCGCGCCGTGATTGCCAGTGCGCGCGGGGTATTGGCGAGTCCGTCGTTTACGCCGAACGGTACTCGGGTGGTATGGGCCAGTGATCGCAGTGGTCGCATGCAGGTGGAGACGGCGCCGCGCGGGGACACGGCCGTGGTGGATACGAGCGCCTGGCGCATGGTGAGCGGTGTCGTAACACAGGTAAGCGCAGATGGCGCGGCCGTGTATGAGCCAAGCGTCTCACCCGATGGTGCGCACGTGGTGGCGCTGTTGCAACGGAGCACCGGATACCATGTCGCCGTGGCACCGCTGGATACGATGGGGCCCGCGGTTCGTGACGGGTGGTATGCCGCATCTCGTGGCGCGGTCGTGCCGGCCCAATCCGACTCTGTGCGCATCACGGCGCAGCCGAGTGTGAAGTACGCACCGGGGCGCCTGCTGCTGCCGCGGTACTGGTTGCCGGTGGTCGGTGAAGGGCGGGTGGGAAACGCCACCCTCGGAGTCTCGTCGAGCAGTGAAGACATCCTTGGGCGACATGTGTGGAACGCGAGTGTGCTGGTGGAGCCCACCACGCGGGAAATGGATGGTGGTGTGGCGTACCGCTACACCGGATTGGGCATGCCCATTACCGATGTCTCCTTCAGTCAGGAATGGGACGGCACCTTTCTCGTTCGCAACGACAGCGGGGCGGCGCTGGGGACCGTGGCGCGCAAGCGGCGGTTCCTGACCGCGAGCAACACGTACATTGTGCCGCGCGTCCGATGGTCGGTGAGCACTACGGTGGGGCTGCAATACGAAATGCGGGACTTCACGGCCGAAGCCGACTCGGTCTTGGGGCCCGCCGATTCCGGCGTGCGGCTGGGGACGCGCTATCCCAGCTTTTTCCTCAATACCAGCTACAGCACCGCACGTCTGGCGTTGCGTGGTGTGAGTGTAGAAGAGGGGTTTACGCTCTCCAGCAGCACGGCCTACCGATGGCTGGAAGACAATCCGGAGAGCGGCTCGTTTCGCAGTGTGCTGACTGGACGCGGGTATGTGCCACTGGCCTTGCCGGGGTATGCTCGGCATGTATTGGCCGTGCGTGCCGCTGCGGGGTGGGCCGACAACAACACGCGTACCGAGTTCACGGTTGGCGGTACCAGTGGCGTGGCGTCGGAGGTTATTCCGGGCGTCGTGGTGGGTGATCCGGCGCGCACATTCCCGGTGCGCGGGACGGCTCCCGGCGTGCAGCGCGGGGCGCGCGCGCTGGCGGGGAGCATCGAGTACCGGGCGCCACTCATGATGTTCTCGCGATTGCCCAGTCCGTTCACGGTGTATGGCGATCGTTTGAGTGTGGCGCTCTTCAGCGATGCCGCGCGCGCGTGGTGTCCGGCCACGTTGCGCGCAAACACGGTGGTCTGTTTGCCCAACGGCGTGCGGGACGGTTGGCTGGCGAGTGCGGGTGCGGAGCTGATCGTTGATCTGGCGGTGCAGTATGATGTGCCATACCGCGTGCGGATCGGATCGGCTGTGCCGTATGCCGCGCCGGCGGGGGTGAGTCGGAAAGGGTCGTTCTACGTGACGCTGGGTGGGTATTTCTAG
- a CDS encoding gamma carbonic anhydrase family protein, which yields MAAPYIHESAVVLGDVHLAPDTSVWPTAVLRGDVERITIGARSNVQDGAVIHADPGKPTVVGEDCVIGHRAIVHGSVLEAGVLVGMGAILLNGVQVGAGSIIGAGAVLTEHTTVPPGSLVLGVPGKVVRAVTQEQQASTLVNAARYVALAQRHRAGELRRQVNNS from the coding sequence ATGGCCGCTCCCTACATTCACGAATCCGCCGTCGTTCTCGGCGATGTGCACCTGGCCCCCGACACCAGCGTGTGGCCCACGGCCGTGCTGCGCGGTGATGTGGAACGCATCACCATTGGCGCGCGCAGCAATGTGCAGGACGGGGCGGTGATTCACGCCGATCCCGGCAAGCCCACGGTGGTGGGAGAGGACTGCGTGATTGGGCACCGCGCCATCGTGCACGGCAGTGTGCTGGAGGCGGGGGTACTGGTGGGTATGGGCGCCATTCTGCTCAACGGGGTACAGGTGGGCGCGGGGAGCATCATTGGCGCCGGGGCGGTGCTGACGGAGCACACGACGGTGCCGCCGGGGTCGCTGGTGCTGGGCGTGCCGGGCAAAGTGGTGCGGGCGGTGACCCAGGAACAGCAGGCGAGCACCCTCGTCAACGCCGCACGCTACGTGGCGCTGGCGCAGCGGCACCGTGCAGGCGAGCTGCGGCGCCAGGTGAACAACTCATAG